Proteins encoded together in one Papio anubis isolate 15944 chromosome 3, Panubis1.0, whole genome shotgun sequence window:
- the LOC101023020 gene encoding histone PARylation factor 1, which produces MVGGGGKRRPGGEGPQCEKTVDEKKSKFCEADVSSDLRKEIENHYKLSLPEDFYHFWKFCEELDPEKPSDSLSASLGLQLVGPYDILAGKHKTKKKSTGLNFNLHWRFYYDPPEFQTIIIGDNKTQYHMGYFRDSPDELPVYVGINEAKKNCIIVPNGDNVFAAVKLFLTKKLKEVTDKKKINLLKNIDEKLTEAARELGYSLEQRTMKMKQRDKKVVTKTFHGAGLVVPVDKNDVGYRELPETDADLKRICKAIVEAASDEERLKAFAPIQEMMTFVQFANDECDYGMGLELGMDLFCYGSHYFHKVAGQLLPLAYNLLKRNLFAEIIEDHLANRSKENIDQLAA; this is translated from the exons ATGGTCGGCGGTGGCGGGAAGCGCAGGCCCGGCGGGGAGGGGCCGCAG TGTGAAAAAACAGTtgatgagaagaaaagtaaattctGTGAAGCTGATGTCTCCAGTGACCTtcgaaaagaaatagaaaatcattatAAGCTTTCTTTACCTGAAGATTTCTATCACTTCTGGAAGTTCTGTGAAGAACTTGATCCTGAAAAGCCATCTG attcaCTTTCTGCAAGCCTTGGACTTCAATTAGTTGGTCCTTATGATATCCTTGCTGGAAAACATAAAACGAAGAAAAAATCAACAGGCCTGAATTTTAACCTTCATTGGAGGTTTTACTATGATCCTCCTGAGTTCCAGACCATTATTATTGGAGATAATAAAACTCAGTACCACATGGGGTATTTCAG GGATTCTCCTGATGAACTTCCTGTATATGTTGGTATaaatgaagcaaagaaaaattgtatAATTGTTCCAAATGGAGATAATGTATTTGCTGCAGTCaa ATTATTTTTGACGAAAAAACTTAAAGAAGtaacagataaaaagaaaatcaatctcttgaaaaacatagatgaaaaactcacagaagcagCCAGAGAATTGGGGTACTCGCTGGAACAGAGAACCATGAAGATGAAACAGAGAGATAAGAAA GTTGTGACAAAGACCTTTCATGGTGCAGGCTTGGTTGTTCCAGTAGATAAAAATGATGTTGGGTACCGAGAGCTCCCTGAAACAGATG CTGACCTCAAGAGAATTTGCAAGGCAATAGTTGAGGCTGCAAGTGACGAGGAGAGACTAAAAGCTTTTGCTCCCATTCAGGAAATGATGACTTTTGTGCAATTTGCTAATGATGAATGTGATTATGGCATGGGGCTTGAATTGGGAATGGACCTCTTTTGCTATGGCTCACAT tattttcataaAGTTGCTGGCCAGCTGTTACCTCTTGCATATAATCTGTTGAAGAGGAATCTGTTTGCAGAAATTATTGAGGATCATCTGGCAAACAGAAGTAAAGAGAACATAGACCAACTTGCTGCATGA